A section of the Sebastes fasciatus isolate fSebFas1 chromosome 21, fSebFas1.pri, whole genome shotgun sequence genome encodes:
- the insig1 gene encoding insulin-induced gene 1 protein — protein MPRLEDHCWSCSCASSTTEAKHSSGANWLAHKAEEMMSIITSVLRNAYGSLHDVRTANLIRRGLVLFTVGAFLALVLNLLQIQRNVTLFPEEVMTTLFSSAWWIPPCCGTGAAVVGLLYPCLDSHLGEPHKFKREWASVMRCIAVFVGINHASVKLDIDNNVQLSLTLAALSLGLWWTFDRSRSGFGLGLTTAVLATVFTQLLVYNGVYQYTSPDFGYVRSWLPCIFFSGGVTVGNIGRQLAMGGIEKPHMD, from the exons ATGCCCAGACTAGAGGACCACTGCTGGAGCTGCTCCTGTGCATCATCAACGACTGAAGCAAAGCACTCATCTGGAGCAAACTGGTTGGCACACAAGGCAGAAGAAATGATGTCCATCATCACCTCGGTGCTCCGCAATGCCTACGGCTCTCTGCACGACGTGCGCACGGCCAACCTGATCCGCAGAGGTCTGGTGCTCTTCACCGTCGGTGCGTTCCTCGCTTTGGTGCTCAACTTGCTGCAGATACAGAGAAATGTCACCCTGTTTCCAGAGGAGGTGATGACAACTTTGTTTTCGTCCGCCTGGTGGATCCCACCTTGCTGTGGCACAGGGGCtg CTGTTGTCGGCCTGCTGTATCCCTGCCTCGACAGCCATTTGGGAGAGCCGCACAAGTTCAAGAGGGAGTGGGCCAGCGTCATGAGGTGCATCGCGGTGTTCGTCGGCATCAACCACGCCAGTGTT AAACTAGACATCGACAACAACGTGCAGCTCTCCCTCACGCTGGCAGCCTTGTCCTTGGGCCTGTGGTGGACGTTCGACCGGTCCAGGAGCGGCTTCGGTTTGGGCCTCACCACTGCAGTCCTAGCTACTGTATTCACACAGCTGCTGGTCTACAACGGAGTCTACCA gtATACGTCTCCAGACTTCGGGTATGTGCGCTCCTGGCTCCCATGCATATTCTTCTCAGGCGGCGTTACTGTGGGCAACATCGGACGCCAACTCGCCATG GGTGGCATCGAGAAACCCCACATGGACTGA